One Trichosurus vulpecula isolate mTriVul1 chromosome 7, mTriVul1.pri, whole genome shotgun sequence genomic region harbors:
- the LOC118856484 gene encoding taste receptor type 2 member 7-like — protein sequence MPSTLESICMMVASGECLVGILVNGFIGLVNFIDCVKTRRVTLIDFILTGLATSRIGTLWALIALYFLNFFCFKTSFIGIWMFSEVIWNLSNHSSAWFVCCLNMFYFLKIANFSHPAFLWLKWRINKVVLRMLMGGLLTYLFINPSMMERITKIRLIPINREIKTNITHYDQGLKTLKFSILIVFNTGGLVPFALSLISCFLLVLSFWRHIQQMNLKVTGSRDPSTEAHVRAMKAIISFLFLFILYHLGFTMGLLNISMFYSKLVGMFSLIVMNVYPLSHSIILILVHRKLRQASLWVLEKLKDFFKVPGKV from the coding sequence ATGCCAAGTACACTGGAGAGTATCTGTATGATGGTGGCATCTGGAGAGTGCCTAGTGGGTATTTTGGTTAACGGCTTCATTGGACTAGTAAACTTCATTGACTGTGTGAAGACCAGAAGAGTGACCTTAATTGATTTCATCCTTACTGGCTTGGCCACCTCCAGGATTGGTACATTGTGGGCACTAATAGCACTGTACTTTTtgaattttttctgttttaaaacaaGTTTCATTGGTATTTGGATGTTTTCAGAAGTCATCTGGAACCTCAGCAACCATTCAAGTGCCtggtttgtatgttgtctcaatatgttttattttctgaAGATTGCCAACTTCTCCCATCCTGCCTTTCTCTGGCTGAAGTGGAGAATTAACAAGGTGGTCCTCAGGATGCTGATGGGAGGCTTGCTCACATACTTGTTCATTAACCCTTCAATGATGGAGAGAATTACTAAGATTCGGTTAATTCCAATTAATcgagaaattaaaacaaatattactCATTATGACCAAGGATTGAAAACCCTAAAATTTTCCATCCTGATTGTCTTCAATACTGGGGGTTTGGTCCCCTTTGCTCTTTCCCTCATCTCCTGTTTCCTGTTAGTACTATCCTTCTGGAGACACATCCAGCAGATGAATCTCAAGGTCACAGGCTCCAGGGATCCCAGTACAGAGGCCCATGTGAGGGCTATGAAAGccataatttcctttctcttcctcttcatacTATATCATTTGGGCTTCACTATGGGACTTTTAAACATATCTATGTTTTACAGTAAACTTGTGGGAATGTTTTCACTGATAGTCATGAAtgtctatcccctgagccactcTATCATTCTAATCCTGGTTCACAGAAAGCTGAGGCAGGCCTCTTTGTGGGTACTAGAGAAGCTCAAAGACTTCTTCAAAGTCCCTGGGAAAGTTTAA